From the genome of Colwellia psychrerythraea 34H, one region includes:
- a CDS encoding gluconokinase, whose translation MTKSSQPLPYLFIVMGVSGTGKSSLAKQISDEFSLVFIDADDFHSAEAKKHMAANKPLTDEMRSPWLSSITDHLVLLSQQGQSIALAYSGLKSVHRNLFRDLPFYCHFFYLIANKNVIANRISQRKNHFFSSDLLDSQFEAMEPPLLSELDVSTINIERPFVLVADEINKLTKQITRKKNNAKIC comes from the coding sequence ATGACAAAGTCCTCACAGCCGTTGCCGTATTTGTTTATTGTTATGGGCGTTAGCGGCACGGGTAAGTCAAGCTTAGCCAAACAAATCTCCGATGAATTTTCATTGGTTTTTATTGATGCAGATGACTTTCACAGCGCTGAAGCTAAAAAGCATATGGCAGCAAATAAACCTTTAACAGATGAAATGAGATCTCCTTGGTTATCAAGTATCACTGATCACTTAGTTTTGCTTTCACAGCAAGGTCAGTCGATTGCGCTTGCTTACTCAGGGTTAAAATCGGTCCACCGAAACTTATTTAGAGACTTGCCTTTTTATTGCCATTTCTTCTATCTGATTGCTAATAAGAATGTTATTGCGAACCGAATTTCTCAGCGTAAAAATCATTTCTTTTCATCCGATCTTCTTGATAGCCAATTTGAGGCAATGGAACCACCCTTGTTAAGTGAACTAGACGTTAGCACTATCAACATAGAACGACCTTTTGTATTGGTTGCTGATGAAATTAATAAGCTCACCAAGCAAATCACTAGGAAAAAGAATAATGCAAAAATATGTTAG